TCGCCCGTCCGCGCGCACGCCGCGGCGGTCTCCGTCGACACGAGGAAGATCCCGGCGTCCTTGGTCCCCGACCGCCCCTCGAAGTTCCGGTTGTTCGTCCGGACGGACACGCCGCCCGACGGGGGGGCCTGTCCCGCCCCGATGCAGAAGCCGCACGCGGTCTCCAGGATCCGCGCGCCGGCCCCGACCAGCGTGGCGACGCTGCTCTCCTTCGCGGCCATCTGGAGGACCTGGCGGGAACCGGCCGCCACGCCGAACGACACGCCCGTGCTGATGGTCCGGTCCTTGAGGATCCTGGCCAGGGTGGTCACGTCCTTGTAGGATGCGTTCGTGCACGATCCGACGAGCACCTGGTGGACCTTCTTGCCGGCGATCTCCTTCACCCGCTTCACGTTGTCGGGGCTGTGCGGCATCGCGACCATCGGCTCGAGCTCGGAGAGGTTGATGTCGATCACCCGGTCGTACTTCGCGGATGCGTCCGCCTTCAGCTTCTTGTAGACGTCCTCGCGCCCCTGGGCTTTCAGGAACGCCTTGGTCACCTTGTCGGAGGGGAAGATCGAGGTGGTGACGCCGAGCTCGGCGCCCATGTTGGTGATGGTGGCGCGCTCGGGGACCGACAGCGTCTCCACGCCCTCGCCGCCGTACTCCACGATCGACCCGACGTTCCCCTTCGTGGTCATGATCTCGAGGAGCTTGAGGATCACGTCCTTGGCCGCCACCCAGGGGCGGAGCACCCCGGTCAGGTTCACCTTCACCACACGGGGGTACGTCATGTAGAACGGGCCGCCCGCCATCGCGACGGCGACGTCCAGGCCTCCCGCGCCGATCGCCATCATCCCGATGCCGCCGCCCGTGGGGGTGTGCGAGTCGGACCCCAGGAGCGTCTTGCCGGGGGCGCCGAACCGCTCCACGTGCACCTGGTGGCAGATGCCGTTCCCCGCGCGGGAGTAGAAGATCCCGTGCTTCGCGGCCACGGTCTGGAGGTAGAGGTGGTCGTCGGCGTTCTCGAACCCCTCCTGCAGCGTGTTATGGTCCACGTAGGAGACGGAGATCTCGGTCTTGACCCGGGGAACGCCCATCGCCTCGAACTGCAGGTACGCCATCGTTCCCGTGGCGTCCTGGGTCAGGGTCTGGTCGATCCGGACGGCGACCTCCTTGCCGGGCTTCTTGTCCCCGGCGACGTAGTGCGCGTCGATGATCTTCTGGACGATGTTCTTTCCCACGCGAATTTCCTCCCCTTGATGGATGGAATGGATCTCCTGGCGCAACGACGAGGGTGATGTCGACAGTATGCCTTCGGAAAGCCGGAACATCATACGAAAACAGCCCCCCGAAATCAACCGCCCGGACGGACACCGCGACGAAAGGGCGCGATGGCCCGCGCGGTGGGACGGGGCGAAGCGCCCTGCCGGTCGCGCAAAAGGGTGCGGCCCGGGGGTTCCCCCCGGGCCGCCGGGATTTTCCGGTTCCCCGCGCCGTCTACTGC
This window of the Deltaproteobacteria bacterium genome carries:
- a CDS encoding aconitate hydratase produces the protein MGKNIVQKIIDAHYVAGDKKPGKEVAVRIDQTLTQDATGTMAYLQFEAMGVPRVKTEISVSYVDHNTLQEGFENADDHLYLQTVAAKHGIFYSRAGNGICHQVHVERFGAPGKTLLGSDSHTPTGGGIGMMAIGAGGLDVAVAMAGGPFYMTYPRVVKVNLTGVLRPWVAAKDVILKLLEIMTTKGNVGSIVEYGGEGVETLSVPERATITNMGAELGVTTSIFPSDKVTKAFLKAQGREDVYKKLKADASAKYDRVIDINLSELEPMVAMPHSPDNVKRVKEIAGKKVHQVLVGSCTNASYKDVTTLARILKDRTISTGVSFGVAAGSRQVLQMAAKESSVATLVGAGARILETACGFCIGAGQAPPSGGVSVRTNNRNFEGRSGTKDAGIFLVSTETAAACARTGEMSDPRDVAEKLGIEYPNVKVPKKFLIDDSMVLAPAENGAGVDVRRGPNIGKPPESAPLPETIRGEVTLKVGDKITTDHIMPAGARLKYRSNIAKYAEYVFEGVDASFSRRALENKAKGVHNVVVGALSYGQGSSREHAAICPSYLGV